A stretch of the Panthera uncia isolate 11264 chromosome D1, Puncia_PCG_1.0, whole genome shotgun sequence genome encodes the following:
- the LOC125913471 gene encoding olfactory receptor 56A4-like, giving the protein MLMYFVLHFKGLWIFNLYRILYMASPSNYSTASVSEFLLICFPNYQSWQHWLSLPLSLLFLLAMGANVTLLLTIQLEASLHEPMYYLLSLLSLLGIVLCLTVIPKVLAIFWFDLRSISFSACFLQMFIMNCFLAMESCTFMVMAYDRYVAVCHPLRYPSIITDHFVVRATIFVVARNGLFFLPVPVLSSRLRYCAGNIIKNCICTNLSVSKLSCDDITFNRLYQFVAGWTLLGSDLILIVLSYSFILKAVLRVKAEGAAAKALSTCGSHFILILFFSTVLLVLVITNLARKRIPPDVPILLNILHHLIPPALNPIVYGVRTKEIKQGIQKLLRRL; this is encoded by the coding sequence atgttaatGTATTTTGTCCTACATTTTAAGGGACTCTGGATTTTTAACTTGTACAGAATACTTTACATGGCCTCACCCAGCAACTACTCCACTGCTTCAGTCTCCGAATTCCTCCTCATCTGCTTCCCTAACTACCAGAGTTGGCAGCATTGgttgtctctgcccctcagcctccttttcctcctggcCATGGGGGCCAACGTCACCCTCCTGCTCACCATCCAGCTGGAGGCCTCTCTGCACGAGCCCATGTACTACCTGctcagcctcctctccctgctgggCATCGTGCTCTGCCTGACTGTCATCCCCAAGGTCCTGGCCATCTTCTGGTTTGACCTCAGGTCCATCAGCTTCTCTGCCTGCTTCCTCCAGATGTTCATCATGAATTGCTTCCTTGCCATGGAGTCCTGCACATTCATGgtcatggcctatgaccgctatgtggccGTTTGCCACCCACTGCGATACCCATCCATAATCACCGACCATTTTGTGGTTAGAGCTACCATATTTGTTGTGGCCCGGAAtggcctctttttccttcctgttccaGTCCTTTCTTCCCGACTCAGATATTGTGCAGGGAACATCATCAAGAACTGCATCTGCACTAACCTGTCTGTGTCCAAACTCTCCTGTGATGACATCACCTTCAACCGGCTCTACCAGTTTGTGGCAGGCTGGACCCTCCTGGGCTCTGACCTCATCCTTATTGTTCTCTCCTACTCCTTCATCCTGAAAGCTGTGCTAAGGGTCAAGGCTGAGGGTGCTGCGGCCAAGGCCCTGAGCACGTGCGGTTCCCACTTCATCCTCATCCTCTTCTTCAGCACCGTCCTGCTGGTTCTGGTCATCACTAACCTGGCCAGGAAGAGAATTCCTCCAGATGTCCCCATCCTGCTCAACATCCTGCACCACCTCATCCCCCCAGCTCTGAACCCCATTGTTTATGGTGTGAGGACCAAAGAGATCAAGCAGGGAATCCAGAAACTACTGAGAAGGTTGTAA